DNA sequence from the Rhizoctonia solani chromosome 10, complete sequence genome:
TTTGGccttgctccctattttgcctgtgtaggcgttggggtggtcaaccttgaccagaGCGGGATAGGCggcgactggagccggaggtggaggggcagctgTTTCAATTGGGGATCGGAGaagcggagatggagggggagatgggacttgcgggggcactgcttgtacgggagtgggttgggcgaAGATGGGGAGCCCTTTGGATGGTTTGGGCCAGAATGAGACCCGACTAGTCGATCCAATAGGGTTGACTTTTgatagggggcgtggcgttgcttccacaaccgGGGGCTTGGTATCCTCTGGGGTCCGGGGCCcgtggagctggaggcttctaagcccatccttgacaacatcaacggcTTGGGATATATTTTCAACGTTGGTGCGGGTCTTGATCCCTGCTTCTTTGATTTCCCCGACTTCCCGTTCAAGGCGTTTGACTTGGccgaggaggccaaggaggaggcgtgtGACGCGCTCAAGGGATACTTCCCCAAGCTCGACAGGGGCGGCTGacggaaggaagggtcccaggtCCCCTTGATTGATAGGGGAGCGGGTTCAAGAGGGTGgctgggagcgggttgccatgggatgtGTTGGCAGGTAGGAGCAGCCAGCGTGAGAGGAAGCCCAGGAAGAGGAGCAAGTGGGAGTGCGCAAGGTAATGGCGGGCAAGTGAGGgggagtgagggctgtgtagccaggtagtgcctatatcaggacttatgagcgcttagTTACgcaaacgctaaacctctgcgtcaaacaacctagcgttggacagtaagtgccgctaattacagccgtgggcgggcgtaatgtagggtcttgtctctgcaagcgggtgtatctgctgtctgaggtcgctggtaacaggtgcggcaaccgtgggtatgcggacaattagaacccgtctgccttatagcaatttggtactaggtggagccgacactggtttgattattgacagcaaaaggcgagctCAATCacctgttttcccttgtgctagtacagggggtcttcttgtttgttgtggctaagtgggtgtgcttggtgggcacggtttgcaaccgacttaaggtcgattacctagtgtcctagacgtctataaggacgtcaaggaggtgggcgcttgcggccggatgtatctaagtaagaaccgcttaaggcggtggcaagctatcctgcaacaacgaccagctatactacaatgaccaaggccgtgcAGGCAATGGTgaactatgtaagtacaacgcagaagccgcttaaggcggtgtagactgagtaactaagtagggttgctgggctgtaaggcccttgtacagttgtgggatgcgacaagaggtaattgacctgggtgttaccatggttggctggcctccttatatattctacagaagtgctaattacaaaatgtgttatatccaataccataaccaataagaaccccgctccgcagtcggccttactcatgcatacgtgtcattgacgtgtcatgatgatgtcataggtggaggtggctacgtgtgctgattaagtgcggatggggacgtggcttggcgcttagcgtatgatataagcgccgaagtcacgtgatcgaaaatgttctccgtttgcctttgtttaaatccaagaaaatgggaataaattccctggtatcgactgtgtctatgacacattgtcttgcagccttttcagtacctcttggagatgttttgtgtgtaattccctgctttctgagaatattaggatgtcgtctagatatactactacatagatgtccaatatgtccctaaatatctcattcatgaagtgctgaaatgcagcaggagcgttgcataacccaaagggcatgactaggtattcaaacaggccatatttggttttaaacgcagtcttccattcatcaccttcctttatccggaccaagttatatccagatttcaggtcaatggtggaaaagtattttgcgccccttagtttctcaatgagagactgtattagaggtagagggtacgcattcttgactgtatttgcatttagggatctataatccacaaccatacgccttttcccatttttcttgttgacaaagtgaactggggaaccatatttggacttggatgggcgaatcaatcctttgtccaattgttctttaaggagttttctaagttcctcatcatcagatgccttcaaggggtataccatagccttaacaggtttatcaggatcaattaaatcaatccctaaatcaaaaggacggtgcggaggcagttccgtcaccttcatgtcctcagaaaatacctctgcaaaattgcgcagttctactgggatactttcaagtggagaatccacagtacctccagtttccctagggatgccttcaagaggttcaattacctcaacacctcctaagtcttctggtatgccttcaaggtggttaggAGTCCCACCGACAtttcccaggatagaattagaaacagaaagacaagtgttgttacaatattgagaattaaaagtaatacgcttattaggccagtctatagtagggttgtgtaacttgagccaggacattccaaggactatgctatgtttacctatatcagctacgttacatttcagaacctctttatgactacctaattctaaagtaaatatacattctgaatctaccaaaccagaactaatgtctcttccatcaatcactttaaggCGACGTGGTACAGACttttttgtagtaggtataccatattgtttgatcaagtccttgtgtataaagcaagatgatgcacctgaatcaatcatagcccatccaaagaagggcttcattttcttggtaaccttagggttgggaacttgttgaacgcaagatgcttgaaaattgtcataacctcctaacatataccattggactcaCATaaattttctgatatttgtagtattttttacggactggatatcttttgtttttcgatcacgtgacctcggcgcttattatgccgagatgccgcgctgagatgccgtgccaagagcgcttaggagaaatccacgcttctgcgcaacccgcagcacgcttctcatttgtcttaactacttctttctctcacaagcacagaccatgtagatagtgtgctttgtctatatatacagcaggaaaatcgcttggagaccccaagtcgattttacctcgtctcttacacattagagaaggtagccagccagctaagtagccggcccccaagtAGTATCAGTAGCACTCACCCCCCTTAcctgacctaccacacctccaggcctcaggcccttCCGCGTCGACAGTAGACAGTTAGTtgtcgccttaagcgacttagtagttagtagttagccttagtcagttagattacataagccagtgtagtagtacggccacaagcgcccgcctccaccagcgtgtacccaccttacagtggtgtacaacattgtaaaatcaacttgctGTAGGCTTGGATCAACAACGagaggacctccagtactagcacgagggaaatcacgtgaacggactcgcctttcgctattaataatcaaactagcgtcggtcccacgtagtaccaaattgctataaggctgacaggctctgatcgcccgcataccacaagtttcgccggaactctgcaagtagcgcccctagacagctgaaacacccgcttgcaaaaaacccgcacatatcacgatcgccagatctgctgatttgctgtagggattgttcaacgctaggtgcttgacgcaaggggTTAGCGAACAACATCTtgcgcaaaaaccgctcataagtcctgtatcaggcacctattcccccacgccgttcccaactattccatccacacgctctggcgtcccccacccatactcccgtcctactagccgctcctctcgacgttccattccaaccaatTCCCAACCGGCCTCTCGCAGCGCATCACCCACTTTGCGAGActtgccaagaatggaaccagaaccGTCCCCTTcggctctcctcgaggctatcacagccctcacagccactgtcgggtccctacaggaccaaatccaagCCCAGAGCCAACAAATTGCGGAGCtcagggccatatgcaaggagaccgcagACCTCCTCGGGGACAAAGACCAAGGAGcaacccaagccaagcctggcccattgactgggcctgtcactcctcccacccactcgggaggagaagcccacactccaggcacggttaggcctgggctcaaggccccgttcCGGCcctcaagaggaacgggatTTGATTCTGAAGAGGACGAAGAACCAAGACACCcaaaaaaggagcctcagggaacgcctagaaggcacctcgggtccctcacccccttcaatgctgggtccagcgtaaaacggcccaagatggatctTCCCGACCCCTATAAGGGTGATACCAGGGGTCGAAAGGCCACTCAGTGGCTAGATCGAATGATGCTATGGGTAGCTCTCCATCGCGATCAATttgacgaggaagagcagatggtcgtgtggattttgtaccacatgacagacaaggccgcagactgggccctccccatcattgggagcatcatcaagggcaagggtaacccccctaccaccatccaggctctaacagccaaattcaaggaggcctttgCCGACCCCGACGCCAAACGGGCAGccgccagaaaaattgcggTTCTCTCCCAATCCACCACTACCTCCGAGTATGTCACagagttccgcaacctcatggcggagctagactggaacgaggaggcctacattgcgcagttcacgcggggcctccactggaaggtcaaggaactgctatCTACCAAAGATAGCATCCCTGACGAGCTTGAAGCCATCTTTGCGGCGGCaattaaaattgacaatatccgccgcgaaaatgaggagaatcGCCCTAAAAAGGCACCAGTCAAGTCCttggccaccgtggccacctccacaaccaccaccagggtccgcctatccgaGGACCCTAATTAtgtcaccccggaggaacaagaccgccgccgcgcagcAGGGCTATGCGTTAAATGCGGACAAAAGGGACATGGAATCAAACAGTGtcccaacggctggaaagctACAATCAAAGAGGTTGCCAAGgtggcagaagaagagggtttgggaaaagactaaagtcgaggactgctgccaagcccccgactccAAAAAAggacattgtagatacttgCGTAGAATTTGTTTCTGTCGGACTCGATTCTAATAAAAAACCGCTGTTATTCATTGATCTACACATCCAAAACTCCCAGGCAGAACCCGTCAAAACCCTTATAGACTCCGGCGCTACCTCCAATTTTATATCCCCCGCTCTTGTAGAaaagctcaaaatcccaaaaaccctactcgaaaacccacgagtagtgagaatgttagatggtacaatatctcagactggtcgcatatggcaccaggttcaactcgcggtctcggccaatggccatatcCACTCCATCCCTTTCCtcgtttgccccattggcaacaccttGGCTAtactaggcatgacatggctcactgcAGAATCCCCGCTCAtagactggcaacagggtcTAATCACGTTCCCAGAGCAAGTTCAGATtgcctcagaagaagaagcagacctggACCCTCTAGCAGACCTCCCCACTCAATATCACAAATTTGCTAGAGTATTTGGCGAAGAGgagtttaaggtcctccctccacatagggagtacaaCATCTCAAttgacctcactcctgatgCCAAACTCACGCCAGGCCCAATCTACGGCATGACCGATGCGGAATCTAAGGCACTAAAGCAACATATTGAGGAAGAACTAGCCACAGGCAAGATTCGCCCCAGTACTTcatcagcaggcgccccggtaatgtttgtaaagaaggcagatggctcCCTACGACTGGTTGTGGACTACCAAAAGTTAAATGAGGTTACCCacaaaaacgtctacccgctaccaaggcaagatgacctcatggctaaacttAGGCacgccaagatcttcacaaaACTAGATCTACGATGGGGatacaataacgtccggatcaaggaaggagatgagtggaagacggccttcagaactaagtacgggctatttgaatacctagtaatgccctttgggcttaccaatgccccggccgctttccagcacttcatgaacgatcTGTTCAGAGACCTCATTGACATCACCGTGGTTATCTATTTGGACgatatcctgatcttctcagaggaccccaaggaccacccaaaccatgtcagggaagtcctatcacgACTAATGAGGAAtcagctattctgtaaactctccaagtgccacttccatgtcaccacgGTAGATTATTTGggtattgtcatctccccggcaggtttttccatggatcagaagaagatcaaggcggtcacgtcatggccagtccccaaaacagtcaaacaggttcaGGCTTTCCTAGGATTCGTCAACTATCTTAGACggttcattcccaatttcagcttggttgcacgccccctccacaacctcaccaaaaaggaaaccccctggtcatggggtaacccagaagaggaagcattccaggagTTGAAACGCCTAGTTACTTGGTCACCAGTGCTTATCCATTCCAATCCTAGTCTCCCCTactaccttgaaacagatgcgtcaggggtagccatgggagcaatccttAGTCAAAGAGGGGAGGATAACCGTTTACACCTAGTAGCCTATATGTCGAAATCcttctctggtgctgaggccaattacaacacccatgacaaggaactcctagctATCATCAAAGCCCTAGAGGAGtggcgtatcttcttagaagcaacggacaaacccaTACAGGTGTTCACGGATCATCGAAATttggagtattggatgcaggccagAACCTTCAATCGCAGGCATGCccgatggcgcatattcttgagcaacttcaacttcGAGATCCACTACcaaccagggaaacagttggGTAAACCAGATGCATTGTCCAGGCGAGCAGACTATGTCGACAACCCCTctgaaccagaagtcatgctccccgcagaagtctttgccaacacgtcagaagaagaactggaaattgtcacggaaatccGCACCAAGCTTAGGGAAGACCCATCCCTTGAgcccatcatccaattcctcacagaagatgcggacaaCGCTCCTCCTTCCATTCGTAAGGCATACAgagattatgactgggaagaggaccttcTATGGTACCGAGGGAAACTAgtagtcccagactcagagccCCTGAAAGAACGACTGCTCAAGGAATTCCACGATTCCCCACTGGCAGgccacccaggacaacaaagGACACTGGAATTAATCAACAGGTCTTACTGGTGGCCCGGTATGAAGTCTTCAGCTAAGGAGTGGGTCGAATGCTGCccaatatgccaagccaatcgaCGGGCTCACGCACCAACCATTGCCCTCAAACCTTTAGAAGTACCCCCGTTCCCTTTTCATACCATCTCATACAATTTCATCACGGGCTTCCCTAAGTCAAACGGGCACAATGCAATATTAgtagtcattgactccttctcgaagtttggacacttcatcccaaccacaaagaaggtcacagccaagggccttGCCGACTTGTTCATTAGTCATGTCTGGAAACTACACGGATTACCGGTCAAAACCATCTCGGACCGGGGAACaacgttcacagggaaattcctaagagCTCTGTACCAATGtcttggagtcaaaccagccttctcctcagcctaccacccagaattggacggccaaacagaaagggtgaatcagttcatagaattctacctcagatcatatGTTGCTGCCAACCACTCGGACTGGGCTACCTGGTTACCGCTAGCAGAATACGCCTACAATAACGCAAAGCACTCCGCCACCGGAAGAACCccttttgaattggtttatGGGAGAAACCCCGTCATGAATCCATCTAACGTTCCtgccaacgtcccagaagccgaTCAGGTGGCCGACACACTAGCCAGAGAATGGCAAGAGGCGGAATCAGCACTCAGAATGACCAAGGAACGTATGACAGGCACAAAAGGAGTGGTACCAAGATATTCTGTGGgcgaaaaagtctggctggacagaaaaaacgtggaacttaggacaaactccaacaaactggatCCAAGACGTCTAGGACCGTTCGAAGTCAccgaaaaaatctccagtcacgcgtaccgcctcaagctaccggaaactctgaaaatTCATGACGTGTTCTACGTAGGATTGTTATCTAAGGTACACGaatccccaagccaaccattcccggaacgacctccccctgaaacaatagagggagaagaggaatttgaggtagaacagatcattgactcaaagaggcaacggggaaaatggttttacctaatcaagtggaaaggatatggaccTGAggacaactcatgggaaccagaggagctACTTGAGCATAGTCAGGAGGAGATCAaccgcttcaacaagtcacgactgaaaaaggcttgtgactccgccaagagcctttaaggggggggcaatgtcataacctcctaacatataccattggactcaCATaaattttctgatatttgtagtattttttacggactggatatcttttgtttttcaatcacgtgacctcggcgcttattatgccgagatgccgcgctgagatgccgtgccaagagcgcttaggagaaatccacgcttctgcgcaacccgcagcacgcttctcatttgtcttaactacttctttctctcacaagcacagaccatgtagatagtgtgctttgtctatatatacagcaggaaaatcgcttggagaccccaagtcaattttacctcgtctcttacacattagagaaggtagccagccagctaagtagccggcccccaagtAGTATCAGTAGCACTCACCCCCCTTAcctgacctaccacacctccaggcctcaggcccctccGCGTCGACAGTAGACAGTTAGTTgtcgccttaagcaacttagtagttagtagttagccttagtcagttagattacataagccagtgtagtagtacggccacaagcgcccgcctccaccagcgtgtacccaccttacagtggtgtacgacaaaaatatatatttaaaggagatatattatttacagaaaagatttccaagctatctaaatgtccattatttccctctgatacactgttcccattagtgttcagaggtccccattttccgactcatcctcagagatatgggcctcatggccagagtaggattttgaggggcattgattggcatagtgtcccctacctccacatgttgcgcatataataggttttttgccttttgaggaggcagagtctaagtccataggggaaggaccagagttgcgcgcagaggaggaggaagccttgggagcaggagtggaaGTGGCAGTGATTGGGTGGTTATCCTTCTTGATAGTTTTGAAGGTAACgtccatggtggtgccatcattccacttAACAATTGGAACTGCTATCCCTTTGGCATTTTGGCCAATTTTTTGAAGAACCCCCTTcttagcctttccatccacaatcgcatacacctgttccccaacagacagtttatccctgggcactccctgggctgctgctgacgtagaggtgctggatttgcttccagattggtttgaggaggaggatgaacccttgtgctgggccgcaaactgctctaggcgctgatccaccttaagggccttctctgcaagagttgcaagagtgactgaggcatctgcatggtcataatcttgaaccatgagagtttccttaattttgtgggacaggccatcatagaacatGTCTCTAAGAGAGGGGTTGTTGtaaccaagaccttgagaataggt
Encoded proteins:
- a CDS encoding Transposon Tf2-1 polyprotein, encoding MSTQPSTYVHANPNALSVPTNIQEIPAWAQEIKNLLLAMNQNLSLVIGQAAAHHTDLGTTQATLNNHDSSITNLDALIVKLGADIAKIGTAAASGSSIALATKAPKLAMPDKFDGSDKNKAISFRVAVSHYLRISYPGSTVDEQIAFIISCLDGKAHEWLEPYLEEDVVKGNPVSWLHNLDAFWLQFNARWNVQNRTENFCAKLRTLKQTKGVQDYYKDFQTYSQGLGYNNPSLRDMFYDGLSHKIKETLMVQDYDHADASVTLATLAEKALKVDQRLEQFAAQHKGSSSSSNQSGSKSSTSTSAAAQGVPRDKLSVGEQVYAIVDGKAKKGVLQKIGQNAKGIAVPIVKWNDGTTMDVTFKTIKKDNHPITATSTPAPKASSSSARNSGPSPMDLDSASSKGKKPIICATCGGRGHYANQCPSKSYSGHEAHISEDESENGDL
- a CDS encoding Retrotransposable element Tf2 protein — translated: MEPEPSPSALLEAITALTATVGSLQDQIQAQSQQIAELRAICKETADLLGDKDQGATQAKPGPLTGPVTPPTHSGGEAHTPGTVRPGLKAPFRPSRGTGFDSEEDEEPRHPKKEPQGTPRRHLGSLTPFNAGSSVKRPKMDLPDPYKGDTRGRKATQWLDRMMLWVALHRDQFDEEEQMVVWILYHMTDKAADWALPIIGSIIKGKGNPPTTIQALTAKFKEAFADPDAKRAAARKIAVLSQSTTTSEYVTEFRNLMAELDWNEEAYIAQFTRGLHWKVKELLSTKDSIPDELEAIFAAAIKIDNIRRENEENRPKKAPVKSLATVATSTTTTRVRLSEDPNYVTPEEQDRRRAAGLCVKCGQKGHGIKQCPNGWKATIKEVAKPPTPKKDIVDTCVEFVSVGLDSNKKPLLFIDLHIQNSQAEPVKTLIDSGATSNFISPALVEKLKIPKTLLENPRVVRMLDGTISQTGRIWHQVQLAVSANGHIHSIPFLVCPIGNTLAILGMTWLTAESPLIDWQQGLITFPEQVQIASEEEADLDPLADLPTQYHKFARVFGEEEFKVLPPHREYNISIDLTPDAKLTPGPIYGMTDAESKALKQHIEEELATGKIRPSTSSAGAPVMFVKKADGSLRLVVDYQKLNEVTHKNVYPLPRQDDLMAKLRHAKIFTKLDLRWGYNNVRIKEGDEWKTAFRTKYGLFEYLVMPFGLTNAPAAFQHFMNDLFRDLIDITVVIYLDDILIFSEDPKDHPNHVREVLSRLMRNQLFCKLSKCHFHVTTVDYLGIVISPAGFSMDQKKIKAVTSWPVPKTVKQVQAFLGFVNYLRRFIPNFSLVARPLHNLTKKETPWSWGNPEEEAFQELKRLVTWSPVLIHSNPSLPYYLETDASGVAMGAILSQRGEDNRLHLVAYMSKSFSGAEANYNTHDKELLAIIKALEEWRIFLEATDKPIQVFTDHRNLEYWMQARTFNRRHARWRIFLSNFNFEIHYQPGKQLGKPDALSRRADYVDNPSEPEVMLPAEVFANTSEEELEIVTEIRTKLREDPSLEPIIQFLTEDADNAPPSIRKAYRDYDWEEDLLWYRGKLVVPDSEPLKERLLKEFHDSPLAGHPGQQRTLELINRSYWWPGMKSSAKEWVECCPICQANRRAHAPTIALKPLEVPPFPFHTISYNFITGFPKSNGHNAILVVIDSFSKFGHFIPTTKKVTAKGLADLFISHVWKLHGLPVKTISDRGTTFTGKFLRALYQCLGVKPAFSSAYHPELDGQTERVNQFIEFYLRSYVAANHSDWATWLPLAEYAYNNAKHSATGRTPFELVYGRNPVMNPSNVPANVPEADQVADTLAREWQEAESALRMTKERMTGTKGVVPRYSVGEKVWLDRKNVELRTNSNKLDPRRLGPFEVTEKISSHAYRLKLPETLKIHDVFYVGLLSKVHESPSQPFPERPPPETIEGEEEFEVEQIIDSKRQRGKWFYLIKWKGYGPEDNSWEPEELLEHSQEEINRFNKSRLKKACDSAKSL